Proteins co-encoded in one Hymenobacter swuensis DY53 genomic window:
- a CDS encoding LysM peptidoglycan-binding domain-containing protein codes for MRFFSVSLVLAVAGTVGSFRAQAQQTTSIPAVTLSNDSVQVMSGLVASSVRQLRAIYFEPNDAKTAQLIDEALVQIPALNQRLSRYTASLPREQQQQLAQRLRQQPWQVELNTLLRSPQYKGFDARAAKTPELKAAADRLHASGFMGTARPVAAKAPAPAPMGTIATPSASKPLPVAPSPKLPVGTAALAPAARSQPATVPAKPATDAARSHTVQKGETLFSISRQYNVKAAQLLEWNSKADGKVKIGEVLVVEPGK; via the coding sequence ATGCGTTTCTTTTCCGTTTCCCTGGTGCTGGCAGTTGCCGGTACGGTGGGCTCTTTCCGCGCCCAGGCGCAGCAAACGACTTCAATTCCCGCTGTTACGCTCTCCAACGACTCCGTGCAGGTGATGTCGGGTCTGGTGGCCAGCAGCGTGCGGCAGCTGCGGGCCATCTACTTTGAGCCCAACGATGCCAAAACAGCGCAACTTATTGATGAGGCCCTGGTGCAGATTCCGGCCCTCAACCAGCGCCTGAGCCGCTATACCGCCAGCCTCCCCCGCGAGCAGCAGCAGCAGCTGGCCCAACGGCTCCGGCAGCAACCCTGGCAGGTGGAGCTGAACACGCTGCTGCGCAGCCCCCAGTACAAGGGCTTTGATGCCCGGGCCGCCAAAACCCCGGAGCTTAAGGCCGCCGCTGACCGGCTGCACGCTTCCGGCTTTATGGGCACAGCTAGGCCGGTAGCCGCCAAAGCCCCGGCTCCCGCCCCGATGGGCACCATTGCTACCCCGTCGGCTTCCAAGCCCCTGCCAGTTGCCCCTTCGCCAAAGCTGCCGGTCGGTACTGCCGCGCTGGCTCCCGCAGCCCGCTCGCAGCCGGCAACCGTACCTGCCAAGCCTGCTACAGATGCGGCCCGAAGCCATACCGTGCAGAAAGGCGAGACCCTGTTCAGCATCTCGCGCCAGTACAACGTGAAGGCGGCCCAGCTACTGGAATGGAATAGTAAAGCCGATGGCAAGGTCAAAATCGGGGAAGTACTGGTAGTGGAGCCGGGCAAATAG
- a CDS encoding TonB-dependent receptor, with protein sequence MLRNFLLILLLLTGLTGAAQAQTTVSGRVLDGKDQSPLIGANVLLTQIPDSIKRGAAVELDGSFTVPGVPAGRYVLTVSFLGYQNLRRTVEVSGSPLNLGSLTLQAGGGIALRGVEVVGQAAAAVQKGDTAQFNAGSYKTNPDANAQDLITKMPGVTVDPGTGKVQAQGEQVQRVLVDGKEFFGNDPDAVLKNIPAEVIDKIQVYDRSSDQSQFTGFDDGNQQKTINIITKPSFRNGKFGRVLAGYGPQDDRYRLSGNLNVFKGKQRFSIVAQSNNVNEQNFGTEDLLGVVGASRQGGGGGQGQRGQGGGRVGGGGQGGGGGGNNSGDFLVSQQGGISKTHALGLNYSDTWGTKTEVQGSYFFNLSDNTSRTNLLRRYVAPEGQTQDLRYNELSLNTSRNINNRFNFRLEHKFDSLNSLLWRPSLSVQRNTGNSLLDGNTFQVQPDAGSLNQGTNNSSYRSALTGLTATNQLLYRHRFQRRGRTFSLGVNTSYNDKNGDNNLLSSTTFFQNNQPQTTLLNQFSELNQTGWAWTGNLNYTEPLGLKSILQLAYSLSYTPNDSDKKTYNFSPGEQQYSILNDTLSSVFQSQYLTNSGEVTYRFQDKAFQWSVGAAVQSAQLRSDQEFPRPGSTRRTFLNVLPNAQVRYNFSRQQNLRLNYRANTNPPGISQLQEVVNNANPLQLTTGNPNLRQETRHNVFLRYSAAVPEKSRSFFALLGGSYVNNYITNNTIYAGTAPITVDGVVIPAGGQLTRPVNLNQQYTLRSFVNYSLPLAFIKSNLNVNATGTYSQTPGLVFSELNYSRTPTAGLGVALSSNISPQLDFTLSSNSSQSYVRNTLRQQLNSQFFRQNTALRFSWIVTKGITVQSDVNHQLYSGLSAGYNQNFVLWNASLGKKLGPKQQAELKLYAFDLLGQNNSIQRNITAAYTEDVQTNILQRYFMLMFTYNIRSFAGSSPTDALPGDAPTERRRGPGGFGQPGSGPPPGGGM encoded by the coding sequence ATGCTGAGAAATTTCCTCCTGATTCTGCTGCTGCTGACTGGGCTAACCGGTGCGGCGCAAGCCCAGACCACCGTCAGCGGCCGGGTGCTGGACGGCAAAGACCAGTCGCCGCTGATTGGCGCCAACGTGCTGCTGACCCAGATACCCGATTCCATTAAGCGCGGCGCGGCCGTGGAGCTGGACGGGTCCTTTACCGTGCCGGGCGTACCGGCCGGGCGTTATGTGCTGACAGTATCATTTCTGGGCTACCAGAACCTGCGCCGCACGGTGGAAGTGAGTGGCTCGCCGCTAAACTTGGGCAGCCTTACGCTGCAGGCCGGGGGCGGCATTGCCCTGAGAGGTGTAGAAGTGGTGGGCCAGGCCGCTGCCGCCGTGCAGAAGGGCGACACGGCCCAGTTCAACGCCGGCTCCTACAAAACCAACCCCGACGCCAACGCCCAGGACCTCATCACCAAGATGCCCGGCGTGACCGTGGACCCCGGCACCGGCAAGGTGCAGGCCCAGGGCGAGCAGGTGCAGCGCGTGCTGGTAGATGGCAAGGAGTTTTTTGGCAACGACCCCGACGCCGTGCTCAAGAACATTCCGGCCGAAGTCATCGATAAGATTCAGGTGTACGACCGGTCGTCGGACCAAAGCCAGTTCACCGGCTTCGACGACGGCAACCAGCAGAAAACCATCAACATCATCACCAAGCCCAGCTTCCGCAACGGCAAGTTCGGGCGGGTGCTGGCCGGCTACGGCCCCCAGGACGACCGGTACCGCCTGAGCGGCAACCTGAACGTGTTTAAGGGCAAGCAGCGGTTTTCCATTGTGGCCCAGAGCAACAACGTGAACGAGCAGAACTTTGGCACCGAGGATCTGCTGGGCGTGGTGGGAGCTTCGCGCCAGGGCGGCGGGGGTGGCCAGGGCCAGCGGGGCCAGGGCGGCGGCCGGGTAGGCGGCGGCGGCCAGGGCGGCGGTGGAGGTGGCAATAACTCCGGCGACTTCCTGGTGAGCCAGCAGGGCGGCATCAGCAAAACCCACGCGCTGGGCCTGAACTACTCCGATACCTGGGGCACCAAAACCGAGGTGCAGGGCAGCTACTTCTTCAACCTAAGCGACAACACCAGCCGCACCAACCTGCTGCGCCGCTACGTGGCCCCCGAGGGCCAGACGCAGGATTTGCGCTACAATGAACTCTCGCTGAATACCAGCCGCAACATCAATAACCGCTTTAACTTCCGGCTGGAGCACAAGTTCGACTCCCTGAACTCCTTGCTGTGGCGGCCCAGCCTCTCGGTGCAGCGCAACACCGGCAACAGCCTGCTCGACGGTAATACGTTTCAGGTGCAGCCCGATGCCGGCAGCCTCAACCAAGGCACCAACAACAGCTCCTACCGCTCGGCCCTCACCGGCCTCACGGCCACCAACCAACTGCTGTACCGTCATCGGTTTCAGCGCCGGGGCCGCACGTTCTCGTTGGGCGTGAATACGAGCTACAACGACAAAAACGGCGACAATAACCTGCTCTCCAGCACCACGTTCTTCCAGAATAATCAGCCCCAGACGACGCTGCTCAACCAGTTTTCGGAGCTGAACCAAACGGGCTGGGCCTGGACCGGCAACCTGAACTACACCGAGCCGCTGGGCCTGAAAAGCATTCTGCAGCTGGCCTACTCCCTCAGCTACACGCCCAACGATTCGGACAAGAAAACCTACAACTTCTCGCCCGGCGAGCAGCAGTACAGCATCCTGAACGATACGCTCAGCAGCGTATTCCAGAGCCAGTACCTCACCAACTCGGGTGAGGTGACGTACCGCTTTCAGGACAAAGCGTTCCAGTGGTCGGTAGGCGCGGCGGTGCAGAGCGCCCAGCTGCGCTCTGACCAGGAATTTCCGCGCCCCGGCAGTACCCGCCGCACGTTCCTGAACGTGCTGCCCAATGCCCAGGTGCGCTACAACTTCTCGCGCCAGCAGAACCTGCGCCTGAACTACCGGGCCAACACCAACCCGCCCGGCATCAGCCAGCTGCAGGAGGTGGTAAACAACGCCAATCCGCTGCAGCTCACCACCGGCAACCCCAACCTGCGCCAGGAAACCCGCCACAACGTGTTTCTGCGCTACTCAGCGGCCGTGCCCGAGAAGTCGCGCTCCTTCTTTGCACTGCTGGGCGGCTCCTACGTGAACAACTACATTACCAACAATACCATTTATGCCGGCACCGCGCCCATCACGGTGGATGGCGTGGTCATTCCGGCCGGTGGCCAGCTCACCCGCCCCGTCAACCTGAACCAGCAGTACACGCTCCGCTCCTTCGTAAACTACAGCTTGCCGCTGGCCTTCATCAAGTCGAACCTAAACGTGAATGCCACCGGCACCTATTCCCAGACGCCGGGCCTGGTATTCAGCGAGCTGAACTATAGCCGCACGCCTACGGCCGGCCTGGGCGTGGCCCTAAGCAGCAACATCAGCCCCCAGCTCGATTTCACGCTCAGCAGCAACTCCAGCCAGAGCTACGTGCGCAACACCCTGCGCCAGCAGCTCAACAGCCAGTTTTTTCGCCAGAACACGGCCCTGCGCTTCAGCTGGATTGTGACCAAGGGCATCACGGTGCAGTCGGATGTAAATCACCAGCTGTACTCGGGCCTTTCGGCGGGCTACAACCAGAACTTCGTGCTCTGGAATGCCTCCCTGGGCAAGAAGCTGGGGCCGAAGCAGCAGGCCGAACTCAAGCTCTACGCCTTCGATTTACTGGGTCAGAACAACAGCATCCAGCGCAACATCACGGCCGCCTACACTGAAGACGTGCAAACCAATATTCTGCAGCGCTACTTCATGCTGATGTTCACCTACAACATCCGCAGCTTTGCCGGCAGCAGCCCCACGGACGCCTTGCCCGGCGACGCGCCCACGGAGCGCCGGCGAGGCCCGGGCGGCTTCGGCCAGCCTGGCAGTGGGCCGCCTCCCGGGGGCGGTATGTAA
- a CDS encoding helix-turn-helix transcriptional regulator, with protein sequence MNDANSFLVYDRPALASSAEQAWPGLRVERYQLEAMAMPAHAHDQHMLILHQGVQPVRSSRRNGSGTEEDLFRPGDAGLYPAGEYGPTAWYGPADIIQLQIDTQALENRASLQASKFTLRDRFRFEDGLLTQLGRQLLTTAGTRHTLGLLYVESLTNALCYHLLEHHAIQEQRPAPGRTLSGSVLTRIEAYLEGNMEQVVTVEALAGLANLSVFHFMRCFRHTTGQSPYQYVLGWKIRRAQHLLRIGELPVAAVGEVLGFASPAHFSAAFKRATGRSPRDFQQR encoded by the coding sequence ATGAATGACGCCAACAGCTTTTTGGTATATGACCGCCCGGCGCTGGCGTCCAGTGCGGAACAGGCGTGGCCGGGGCTGCGGGTAGAGCGTTACCAGTTGGAGGCCATGGCCATGCCGGCCCACGCCCACGACCAGCACATGCTCATCCTGCATCAGGGAGTTCAACCCGTGCGCTCAAGCCGCCGGAATGGGAGCGGTACGGAAGAAGACCTGTTTCGGCCGGGCGACGCCGGTCTGTATCCCGCCGGGGAGTACGGTCCCACCGCTTGGTATGGGCCTGCGGATATTATTCAGCTGCAGATAGATACCCAGGCGCTGGAAAACCGGGCCAGCTTGCAGGCAAGCAAGTTCACCTTGCGCGACCGGTTTCGGTTTGAGGACGGCTTGCTTACCCAGTTGGGCCGGCAATTGCTGACGACAGCCGGCACCCGGCACACGCTGGGTCTGCTCTACGTGGAGTCGCTGACCAACGCGCTGTGCTACCATTTGCTGGAGCACCACGCCATCCAGGAACAGCGCCCCGCGCCGGGCCGCACTTTGTCCGGTTCGGTGCTGACCCGTATTGAGGCCTATCTGGAGGGCAATATGGAGCAGGTTGTGACGGTAGAGGCCCTGGCTGGCCTGGCCAACCTGAGCGTATTTCATTTCATGCGGTGCTTCCGGCATACCACCGGCCAGTCGCCCTACCAGTATGTGCTGGGCTGGAAAATTCGGCGGGCCCAGCACCTGTTGCGCATTGGTGAGCTGCCGGTAGCCGCCGTTGGCGAGGTGCTGGGCTTTGCCTCGCCCGCTCATTTTTCGGCGGCGTTTAAGCGCGCCACCGGCCGCTCGCCTCGCGACTTTCAGCAGCGTTAG
- a CDS encoding O-methyltransferase: protein MYSPDDAQRYADHHTTPESPLLARLNRETHVQLLHARMLSGHAQGRLLSMISHMIRPRRVLELGTFTGYSALCLAEGLAEDGRLHTIEQNPELETRIRRYVREAGEEARLQLHIGNARDILPTLAEIWDLVFIDADKINNDTYYELVLPQVRPGGFLLIDNVLWGGKVLDEYPVKLSDKDTHAVRAFNDKVQADERVENVFLPLRDGLFLVRKR from the coding sequence ATGTACTCCCCCGACGACGCTCAGCGCTACGCCGACCATCACACCACGCCCGAAAGCCCGCTACTGGCCCGCCTTAACCGCGAAACGCATGTGCAGTTGCTGCATGCCCGCATGCTCAGCGGCCATGCCCAGGGCCGCCTGCTGAGCATGATCAGCCATATGATCCGGCCGCGCCGGGTACTGGAACTGGGCACGTTTACAGGCTACTCAGCGCTGTGCTTGGCCGAGGGGCTGGCGGAAGACGGCCGGCTGCATACCATCGAGCAGAACCCCGAGCTGGAAACCCGCATCCGGCGCTACGTGCGCGAAGCCGGCGAGGAGGCGCGTCTTCAGCTGCACATCGGTAACGCCCGGGATATTCTGCCCACGCTGGCCGAAATCTGGGATTTGGTGTTCATCGACGCCGATAAAATCAACAACGACACCTATTATGAGCTGGTGCTGCCCCAGGTCCGGCCCGGCGGGTTTCTGCTGATTGATAACGTACTGTGGGGCGGTAAGGTACTCGATGAGTACCCGGTGAAGCTCTCCGACAAGGACACCCACGCTGTGCGGGCTTTTAACGACAAGGTACAGGCCGACGAGCGGGTAGAAAATGTGTTTTTGCCTCTGCGTGACGGATTATTTCTGGTGCGCAAAAGATAG
- a CDS encoding alpha/beta fold hydrolase gives MHTPILVVGATGDLGSRIVTALLRRGASVRAVVRVTTDAAKVDALTRRGVDVRRVDLTDVAGLTRACAGVACVVSVLAGLREVIVDAQAHLLAAAVAAGVPRFIPSDFASDYTQQQPGENRNFDLRREFQLLLDKAPIAATSILNGAFGEILTYGIPLLDFKQQQVGYWEDADWKIDFTTMDDTAAYTAAAALDATTPRFLRIASFQHSPRELVAVAEAAGHGAFALVPLGSCADLSARIAQVRAANPAGEHQLYADWQQLQYMRSMFAVQNTSLDNHRYPELTWTSAEDLLRQNQPAAEQPGLLGPYSDEELVKRLPGFANHYATVNGVRLHYVAGGRGRPLVCLPGWPQTWYSFHPVAQELARHYHVILVDIRGMGSSDKPTTGYDKKTMARDIYELVQQLELGPVSLLGHDIGGMVASSFAYNYPAATDRLIVLDGTHPTEGMRYMPMLPAPGALAGKMDGQQPYIWWMAFNQIKELPEKLLAGRFHVLLDYLFAYVMLDESRMTAFDRAVYAAVYNQPENIRAANAWYQALGQDMADHQSYAQLSLPVLGIASYVAHGTLQQSVPAMTTNGRVITLADSGHYLFEEKPAQVLEEVLAFLQEHQPPAAPVVA, from the coding sequence ATGCATACCCCCATTCTGGTCGTCGGTGCAACCGGCGACCTTGGCAGCCGCATTGTGACGGCACTGCTGCGGCGTGGTGCCTCAGTGCGTGCCGTTGTGCGCGTAACCACCGACGCGGCCAAAGTAGATGCGCTAACCCGTCGCGGCGTAGATGTGCGCCGCGTAGACCTAACCGACGTGGCAGGCCTCACCCGTGCCTGTGCGGGTGTGGCCTGTGTAGTATCGGTGCTGGCTGGTTTGCGTGAGGTCATCGTGGACGCCCAGGCCCACCTGCTGGCAGCGGCCGTGGCGGCCGGCGTGCCCCGCTTCATCCCCTCCGATTTCGCCAGCGACTACACCCAGCAGCAGCCCGGCGAAAACCGCAACTTCGACCTACGCCGCGAGTTTCAGCTGCTGCTGGACAAGGCCCCTATTGCGGCTACTTCCATCCTCAACGGGGCTTTTGGCGAAATTCTGACCTACGGTATTCCGCTGCTCGACTTCAAACAGCAGCAGGTGGGCTACTGGGAAGATGCCGACTGGAAAATCGACTTCACTACCATGGACGACACGGCCGCCTATACCGCCGCCGCCGCCCTAGACGCTACCACGCCCCGCTTTCTGCGCATTGCCAGCTTTCAGCACAGCCCGCGCGAGTTAGTGGCGGTAGCCGAAGCGGCCGGCCACGGGGCCTTCGCGCTGGTGCCGCTGGGCTCCTGTGCCGACCTAAGTGCCCGCATTGCGCAGGTGCGCGCCGCCAACCCGGCCGGCGAGCATCAACTTTATGCCGACTGGCAGCAGCTACAGTATATGCGCAGCATGTTCGCCGTGCAAAATACCTCGCTCGATAACCACCGGTACCCCGAGCTGACCTGGACCAGCGCTGAGGACTTGCTACGGCAGAATCAGCCGGCGGCCGAGCAGCCGGGGCTGTTGGGGCCCTATTCGGATGAGGAGCTGGTGAAGCGGCTGCCGGGTTTTGCCAACCACTACGCCACCGTAAATGGAGTGCGCCTGCACTACGTGGCCGGCGGCCGCGGCCGGCCGCTCGTGTGTCTGCCCGGCTGGCCCCAGACCTGGTACTCGTTTCATCCTGTGGCGCAGGAGCTGGCCCGGCACTACCACGTCATCCTCGTTGATATTCGCGGCATGGGCAGCTCCGACAAGCCCACTACCGGCTACGATAAAAAAACCATGGCCCGGGATATTTACGAGCTGGTGCAGCAGCTGGAACTGGGCCCGGTGTCGTTACTGGGGCACGATATCGGAGGCATGGTGGCCAGCAGCTTCGCCTACAACTACCCCGCCGCCACCGACCGGCTGATTGTGCTGGATGGCACCCACCCCACCGAGGGGATGCGCTACATGCCCATGCTGCCCGCGCCGGGCGCACTCGCCGGCAAAATGGATGGGCAGCAACCTTACATCTGGTGGATGGCCTTTAACCAGATCAAGGAGCTGCCCGAGAAGCTGCTGGCCGGCCGCTTCCACGTGCTGCTCGACTACCTCTTTGCCTACGTGATGCTGGACGAAAGCCGCATGACTGCGTTCGACCGGGCGGTGTACGCGGCGGTATATAACCAGCCGGAAAATATTCGGGCTGCCAATGCCTGGTACCAAGCCCTGGGGCAGGATATGGCCGACCATCAGTCCTATGCCCAACTGAGTTTGCCCGTGCTGGGCATCGCCAGCTACGTGGCGCACGGTACGCTGCAGCAAAGCGTACCCGCCATGACCACTAACGGCCGGGTCATCACCCTGGCTGACAGCGGCCACTACCTATTCGAGGAAAAGCCGGCGCAGGTACTGGAGGAGGTGCTGGCCTTTTTACAGGAGCATCAGCCGCCCGCTGCACCGGTTGTTGCCTGA
- a CDS encoding YDG/SRA domain-containing protein, giving the protein MRHQPAPVRLGAIPDILPGHEFLNRPDVKNAGLHRDLYKGISSLKGHPAEAIVLSGGYEDDMDLGSCILYTGEGGNQDGRQVADQQLSGGNLALSVSFAQQTPVRVIRKVQEGSLSFYQYAGLYYVTQFSQEVGKSGHRIWRFRLEQLSTPADAAPETPTVQEPEPTYTAAPRRLRLAQQIIRDTTVMHAVKQLYDFRCQVCRARLAVPGGAYAEAAHIRPLGGAHHGPDKISNLLCLCPNHHATFDRGAWAIQDDWRLVGEPGRLTVAPTHQPHPAHLLYHRRRIYQPATLFT; this is encoded by the coding sequence ATGAGGCATCAACCTGCCCCTGTTCGCCTCGGTGCTATACCCGATATTCTACCTGGCCATGAGTTTTTGAATAGACCAGATGTGAAAAACGCCGGTCTTCATCGAGACTTGTATAAGGGAATATCCAGCCTGAAAGGCCACCCCGCAGAGGCTATTGTGCTTTCTGGAGGCTACGAAGACGATATGGACCTAGGCAGCTGCATCCTGTACACTGGGGAAGGCGGCAACCAGGATGGCCGGCAGGTAGCCGACCAACAACTGAGCGGCGGCAACTTGGCCTTAAGTGTAAGTTTTGCCCAACAAACGCCGGTGCGCGTTATCCGCAAAGTGCAGGAAGGAAGTCTGTCGTTTTACCAGTACGCCGGGTTGTACTACGTGACGCAGTTCAGCCAGGAGGTGGGAAAATCCGGTCACCGCATCTGGCGGTTCAGGCTGGAGCAGCTCTCCACTCCTGCTGATGCGGCTCCCGAAACTCCAACAGTGCAGGAACCAGAACCAACCTATACCGCCGCCCCGCGCCGACTGAGGCTGGCACAGCAGATTATACGCGACACAACCGTGATGCACGCAGTGAAGCAACTGTACGACTTCCGGTGCCAGGTGTGCCGCGCCCGGCTTGCGGTGCCGGGCGGGGCCTACGCCGAAGCCGCCCACATTCGGCCGCTGGGAGGCGCGCATCATGGCCCCGACAAAATCAGCAACCTGCTTTGCCTGTGCCCCAATCACCACGCTACCTTCGACCGTGGGGCCTGGGCCATTCAGGACGATTGGCGCCTGGTGGGTGAGCCGGGACGCCTAACCGTGGCCCCCACGCATCAGCCTCACCCGGCTCACTTGCTCTATCACCGGCGGCGAATCTATCAGCCCGCTACCCTGTTTACCTGA
- a CDS encoding lytic transglycosylase domain-containing protein: protein MKRVLLLVFLWLPLLVAAQTVPVPAQLSMAGLRLRLTDGGRAALQQKVDALRRHPASFQARVVLADAYFPIIDRIFQQEGLPLDFHFLALQESGLQGDAQSIHDAVGYWQFKRESAADFGLLMNDAIDERKHIAASSKAAAQYLLRNNKTFRNWTNSLLSYNLGLTGTKPYTLPTDADASEAEITEKTHPYILTFLAHKIAFEPAIGLNTKPPLLFQEFPAPAGQALSVMAQAMQQNPDDLVKYNRWLLAPTVPTDRVYTMLVPITDPVQLTALAAQQKNATAGQLLNQPTPDPENADFVRVNGLKAVVALPGDTKESIAKRANLKMRKFMQFNDLFPFDNIVAGQPYFVQKKRDKAAVEYHVTRPGESVVTVSQKYGIRAKAIWSKNRMARNEELRPGRVLWLQHTRPKNVPVEYADGNNATALAAFEKPVTPTAAAPAPAAPTAPTPQPEKKKKQEEAEPYMGGTANSSRMLEDATEDEGMVVQPDSATDEHTENLNNLPPAPVTPVAQPTAPAPKKALPAAAPIADEPSEAEPITEPLPRPVPATPAPTPRPAAPVAAPASVPAAPTKPVAAPAPRPTPPSYPTPLAAPAVEPVPVSGLHTVQPKENLYSVARRFGLRPSDIILWNNLPQNPSLRIGQTLRVTASVSAVASPVPAAATPETIRHTVQPGETMYSVSRKYGVTIKQIMEWNSKPDFAVKPGEVLIITPAK from the coding sequence ATGAAACGAGTTTTACTGCTGGTGTTTCTGTGGCTGCCGCTCTTGGTAGCTGCCCAAACCGTACCAGTCCCGGCCCAGCTGAGCATGGCCGGCCTGCGCCTGCGCCTCACTGACGGGGGACGTGCTGCCCTCCAGCAGAAAGTGGACGCCCTGCGCCGCCACCCGGCCTCCTTCCAGGCCCGTGTAGTACTAGCCGACGCCTATTTCCCCATCATCGACCGGATATTTCAGCAGGAAGGCCTGCCCCTGGATTTCCACTTCCTGGCCCTGCAGGAAAGCGGCCTGCAGGGTGACGCCCAGAGCATTCATGATGCCGTGGGCTACTGGCAGTTCAAGCGCGAGTCGGCCGCTGATTTTGGGCTGCTGATGAACGATGCCATTGATGAGCGCAAGCACATTGCGGCTTCCTCGAAGGCTGCTGCCCAGTACCTGCTGCGCAATAACAAAACGTTCCGCAACTGGACCAACTCGCTGCTCAGCTACAACCTGGGCCTCACTGGCACCAAGCCCTACACCCTGCCCACCGACGCCGACGCCAGCGAGGCGGAAATTACGGAGAAGACCCACCCGTACATTCTCACGTTTCTGGCCCACAAAATTGCCTTCGAGCCTGCCATCGGCCTCAATACCAAGCCGCCGCTGCTGTTTCAGGAATTTCCGGCCCCGGCTGGCCAGGCCCTGAGCGTTATGGCCCAGGCCATGCAGCAAAACCCTGATGACTTGGTGAAATACAACCGCTGGCTGCTGGCGCCCACCGTGCCCACCGACCGGGTGTACACCATGCTGGTGCCCATCACCGACCCCGTACAGCTCACCGCTTTAGCCGCACAGCAAAAAAACGCCACCGCCGGCCAGCTCCTCAACCAGCCCACCCCCGACCCCGAAAACGCTGACTTTGTGCGCGTAAACGGGCTGAAGGCGGTGGTAGCGCTGCCCGGCGACACTAAGGAAAGCATAGCGAAGCGTGCCAATCTGAAGATGCGCAAGTTCATGCAGTTCAACGACCTGTTCCCCTTCGACAACATCGTGGCCGGCCAGCCCTACTTTGTGCAGAAAAAGCGCGACAAAGCGGCCGTGGAATACCACGTCACGCGTCCAGGGGAAAGTGTAGTTACCGTGTCGCAGAAGTACGGCATACGGGCCAAGGCCATCTGGAGCAAGAACCGCATGGCCCGCAACGAGGAGTTGCGCCCCGGCCGCGTACTGTGGCTGCAGCACACCCGCCCCAAAAACGTGCCTGTAGAATACGCTGACGGCAACAACGCCACCGCGCTGGCGGCTTTCGAGAAGCCGGTAACGCCAACCGCTGCTGCTCCAGCCCCGGCCGCTCCCACGGCCCCTACGCCGCAACCGGAGAAAAAGAAGAAGCAGGAGGAGGCCGAACCCTATATGGGCGGCACGGCCAATTCAAGCCGTATGCTGGAGGATGCCACCGAAGACGAAGGCATGGTAGTGCAACCCGACAGCGCCACAGATGAGCACACCGAAAATCTGAATAACCTGCCGCCGGCTCCGGTAACGCCCGTAGCTCAGCCTACCGCGCCAGCTCCCAAAAAAGCCCTACCTGCCGCCGCCCCCATTGCCGACGAGCCCAGCGAAGCTGAACCTATTACCGAGCCGCTACCCCGCCCGGTCCCGGCCACGCCAGCACCAACGCCCCGCCCCGCAGCCCCCGTAGCCGCCCCGGCTTCAGTGCCCGCTGCACCAACCAAGCCGGTTGCAGCCCCGGCTCCGCGCCCTACCCCACCCAGCTACCCAACGCCGCTGGCCGCACCGGCAGTTGAGCCCGTTCCGGTTAGTGGTTTGCATACGGTGCAGCCCAAGGAAAACTTGTATTCAGTCGCCCGCCGCTTTGGGCTGCGTCCTTCGGATATTATTCTATGGAATAATCTACCCCAAAACCCGTCCCTCCGCATTGGGCAGACACTGCGCGTTACGGCATCTGTTTCAGCTGTGGCTTCGCCAGTCCCGGCAGCGGCTACGCCCGAAACTATTCGTCACACCGTGCAGCCCGGCGAAACGATGTACAGCGTATCGCGCAAGTACGGCGTCACCATCAAGCAGATCATGGAGTGGAACAGCAAACCCGATTTTGCCGTGAAGCCGGGCGAGGTGCTGATCATTACGCCCGCTAAGTAG